One region of Olleya sp. Hel_I_94 genomic DNA includes:
- a CDS encoding NAD(P)/FAD-dependent oxidoreductase: protein MTLSYWEIKSWLTNVDYTIVGSGIVGLNCALHLRKRFPKANILILEKGTLPQGASTKNAGFACYGSLSEIVDDLKTHSEQEVLDLVKKRVKGLQKLRENLGDKTIDYQQLGGYELFNTNSDLFEICLEQKTLVNNLLKSVFGDDVFSLKDNTFRFNNIKNQYCFNQFEGQIDTGLMMEALLQKAFLKGIKILNNVSVSSFSEDANTVKVDTNQFSFSTSKLLIATNGFASVLNIPEVKPARAQVLITKPIKNLHIKGTFHLDEGYYYFRNIDNRILFGGGRNLDFKAEETTDLEQTDLIQNKLESLLNTTILPNISFKIEHRWSGIMGVGTQKKPIVKQLSNNVFCGVRLGGMGVAIGSLIGEELANLIE from the coding sequence ATGACATTAAGTTATTGGGAAATAAAATCATGGCTAACCAACGTAGATTACACTATTGTTGGTAGTGGAATTGTGGGTTTAAATTGCGCTTTACATTTAAGAAAAAGATTTCCAAAAGCTAACATTTTAATTTTAGAAAAAGGCACCTTACCTCAAGGCGCAAGTACTAAAAATGCAGGTTTTGCCTGTTATGGTAGCTTGTCAGAAATTGTAGATGACCTTAAAACACATAGTGAACAAGAGGTTTTAGACTTGGTTAAAAAACGTGTCAAAGGATTACAAAAATTAAGAGAAAACCTAGGAGACAAAACCATAGATTATCAACAATTAGGAGGTTATGAGTTGTTTAATACTAACAGTGATTTATTTGAAATCTGTCTAGAACAAAAAACGTTAGTCAATAATTTATTGAAATCTGTTTTTGGTGACGACGTTTTTAGTTTAAAAGACAACACCTTTCGCTTTAATAATATTAAGAATCAGTACTGTTTTAATCAATTTGAAGGACAAATAGACACAGGTCTCATGATGGAGGCTTTACTACAAAAAGCGTTCTTAAAAGGCATTAAAATACTTAATAATGTTTCGGTGTCTAGTTTTTCAGAAGATGCCAATACTGTAAAAGTTGATACCAATCAATTTAGTTTTTCAACATCAAAATTATTAATAGCAACAAATGGCTTCGCTTCGGTTTTAAACATTCCTGAAGTTAAACCAGCAAGAGCACAAGTGTTAATTACAAAACCAATAAAAAACCTTCATATAAAAGGCACGTTTCATTTGGATGAAGGGTATTATTATTTCCGAAACATCGATAACAGAATACTATTTGGAGGTGGTCGTAATCTAGATTTTAAAGCAGAAGAAACTACGGATTTGGAACAAACGGACTTAATTCAAAATAAATTAGAATCACTTTTAAACACTACAATTTTACCTAATATATCATTTAAAATAGAGCATCGATGGAGCGGAATTATGGGTGTAGGAACTCAAAAAAAACCAATTGTAAAACAGCTTAGTAATAATGTGTTTTGTGGTGTGCGATTAGGCGGAATGGGAGTTGCAATTGGAAGTTTAATAGGAGAAGAATTAGCAAACCTAATAGAGTAA